AAGGTCACTCGTTGACGTAAATAAATTGGCATCTTCATGAATACCAATACGTGACGTGACTTTGCCTAATCCAAAACGGTCATCAATGGCAGCCGTATAAACCATGGTGTTCATATTGCGTTCACGGTAGTTATAGGAAGACTGCAGCAACGTGGTTGATTTGCCCGCATTCATCGTAGAGTAGTAAAAATAGAGTTTTGCCATTATTTAATCACCCATTTCCAGAAATAATAGGCAATAAATCCTGCAACAGGCGGGCAGGCAGCTAGCATAAAGGTCCCGTAAGTTGCACCGCCGCCAACCATTTTTCCGGCAGCTGAAAGCGCATTAACGATATCGCCACTTGGTGTGGTAAAAATCCATCCACCGATAATCGCGAGCACTAAAAAACAAGCGATACCGGCTGCACGCATGGCTCTTACTTTAATCATATTTTCCATATTTTTTCCTTAAATTGCAGGGAGTTCTGTCATCGCCCAACGTGGTTTAACATCAATGGCGAGATCGCTATGCTGACCTTGTTTTAAGCGTAAAAAGCCTGTGTAGGCAATCATGGCACCGTTATCGGTACAAAATTGAGGTTGCGGATAAAATACTTCACCACCAAGATTTTTCATCATAGCGCCAAGGGTTTCACGTAATTTTTTGTTTGCACTCACCCCGCCAGCAATCACTAAACGCTTATAGCCGGTTTCTTTTAAGGCACGTTTACATTTAATTGCGAGCGTATCCACGACGGAATCTTGGAAGGCAAACGCAATATCCGCTTTGGTTTGTTCGGTTAATTCCCCTTCTTGTTTGATCGCCTGATTAATGGTGTTTGCTGCTGAGGTTTTTAAACCTGAAAAGCTAAAATCAAGACCAGGGCGATCCGTCATTGGTCGAGGAAATACAAAACGATCTGGCGCTCCTTTTTCGGCTAAACGTGAAAGTGCCGCACCACCAGGATAATCTAATCCTAATAATTTCGCGGTTTTATCAAAGGCCTCACCAGCCGCATCATCAATGGATTCGCCAATGACTTCATATTTCCCTACGCCATCAACGCGTACTAACTGTGTGTGTCCACCTGAAACTAGGAGAGCAATAAACGGAAAGTGCGGTCGATTTTCATCAAGCATTGGGGCAAGTAGATGACCTTCCATGTGGTGTACGCCAATAGCGGGCACATTCCAGGCATAAGCCAGTGAACGCGCGATCGTTGCGCCCACTAATAATGCCCCCACTAAACCTGGGCCACTTGTATAGGCGATACCATCAATTTGATCAGCGGTTAAATTAGCTTCTTCTAATGCTGCTTTAATTAATGGTGCTGTTTTGCGAATGTGATCGCGAGAAGCCAGTTCTGGCACCACACCGCCGTAATCCGCATGCAAGGCAATTTGCGTGTAGAGTTGATTAGCAATTAAGCCTTTGTCTTCATCATAAATCGCGACACCTGTTTCATCACAGGAGGTTTCGATCCCTAAAATACGCATTTTCTTCTCATTTTATTAAAAAAATTGGCAAAGATTTTACCTTGTTTAGCCCGCTTAAACCAGTTCAAACGCCAAATTTTCAGCAAATAGGCGATCTTTCCTTTGCTTTTGCAGGGAAGATCGATTAGAATTGCGTCCTTTATTGAATTTGCCGTTCATTCGGCAGTAATAAAAATTTAAAATTGCAATTAAATTAAACTCATTGAGGTGATTGGCTTATGCCTGTAATTAAAGTACGTGAAAACGAATCATTCGACGTAGCTTTACGTCGTTTCAAACGCTCTTGCGAAAAAGCTGGTATTTTAGCAGAAGTTCGCGCTCGTGAATTCTATGAAAAACCAACTACAATCCGTAAACGTGAAAAAGCAACTCTTGCTAAACGTCACGCTAAACGTAATGCTCGCGAAAACGCGCGCAATACCCGTTTATACTAATTTGTAGTATTTTCTAACTCGAGTTAAGACAAACCGTGAAACCTTTTGGGTATCACGGTTTTGTTGCTTTAAATTCATCGAAAAAAGTCACGCAAAATCAACCGCACTTTCGCATCGTATTCAAGGAGGCAAGGCAATGAAAGGCTCTATTCCACGCCAATTTATTGATGATCTGCTCACAAAATCGAATATTGTCGATGTGATTAATGCGCGTGTGAAACTCAAAAAAGCGGGACGAGATTATCAAGCTTGCTGTCCGTTTCATCACGAAAAAACACCCTCCTTTACGGTAAGTGAAAAAAAACAATTCTATTATTGCTTCGGCTGTGGCGCGAAAGGCAATGCGATTTCATTTTTAATGGATTATGACAAATTAGAATTTGTTGAAGCCGTTGAAGAACTTGCTGCTTCGGCAGGACTTGAAGTGCCTTATGAAAAACGCCCAAATCAATTCGGTAATAAACCGGATGTGAGCTATCAGACAAAACGTAATTTATACGATTTGATGCAAGAGATCGCGTTGTTTTATCAATCTCAACTCCCGCTAAATATTCCTGCTCAAAGCTATCTTCAGCAACGTGGTTTATCGCCCGAAATTATCGATCGTTTCCAAATCGGTTATGTGCCCAATGCGATGGATACGGTGTTGCGTCAATTCGGCAAAAATCGAGAAGAACAGAAAAAACTGTTTGATTTAGGTATGCTTTCTCGAAACGATCGTGGCAATGTGTACGATAAATTCCGTAATCGTATTATGTTTCCGATTCGGGATAAACGTGGTCGTACGGTTGCCTTTGGTGGACGTGTTTTAACGGATGAAAAACCCAAATATCTAAACTCACCCGAAACCATTACATACCATAAAGGAAATGAGCTTTATGGCTTGTATGAAGCCTTACAAATTAATGATGAGCCAGAAAAATTACTGGTGGTTGAAGGCTACATGGACGTGGTGGCATTGGCGCAATTTGGTGTCAATTATGCGGTGGCTTCTCTTGGGACATCAACGACATCGGAGCAAATTCAATTATTGTTTCGTTCAACAGAACAAGTCATTTGTTGCTACGATGGTGATAGAGCAGGGCGTGATGCCGCTTGGCGAGCACTTGAAAACGCCTTACCTTATCTGGAAGACGGACGACAAATTAAGTTTATTTTCTTGCCAGATGGAGAAGATCCGGATACTTATATTCGTCAATATGGTAAAGAAAAGTTTGAAGAATATATCGATCAAGCTCAGTCCCTCACAGAATTCTTATTCGCACATTTAAGTCCACAGGTGGATTTTTCGACGCAAGAAGGACGAGGCAAGCTAGTAGCGCTGGCGGCGCCTTTAATTCGTCAAATTCCTGGTGATATGCTGCGCCTTTCATTGCGAAATATGCTGGCACAAAAGCTTGGGATCTTTGATCAATCACAGCTTGAAAGTTTAATTCCAAATCAAATAGGCAAAGCCGAACCAAAACCTAAAACACCACAAAAAACCATTAAGAAAACGCCAATGCGTGTGGTGATTTCGCTGTTATTACAGAATTCACAGTTAGTGAATCGTATTTCGGATGTGGGGTTGCAAGCCTTAAAGCATGAGGCAGGCTACGAATTACTCGAAAAATTGACCGCACTTTGTCGTGAACGAGAAGGCATTACAACAGGGCAAATTTTAGAATATTTTCGTGATACAGAATTCAGTAAACCCCTTGAAATATTGGCGTCTTGGGATCATCTATTAGACGACTTAGAAATCATTAATGCATTCTCTCAAAACTATCGTCGATTGAATATTCAAGCAATTGAACGTGATATTGAGATGCTTATCGCCAAAGAAAGGGCGGAAGGCTTAACTGATCAAGAACGAGCAATTTTAGTGAATTTGCTCAAGGGAAAAGAAGAGCAGAAAAAACAGTTAGTTAATCCGTCATAACAATGGTAAAATGTCCTGTTTAAAACAAGGGCTTTTATCTTCTAAAAATAACGCAAAACGGGAATAAAAATGGAACAAAATCAACAATCTACCGCCGAGCAATATTCAGAACAAATTGAACAGCTTATGGAATTGGGTCGTACGCAAGGTTATTTAACCTATGCAGAGATTAATGACTTGCTTCCAGAAGATTTGATCGATCCAGAATATTACGATAAGTTGTTGCAAACTTTACAGCATGATGCTGGTATTCCGGTTCTGGATGAAGCACCGGAAAGTGACGAAATGATGTTGAATGACACGATTCCGGATGAAGATGCAGTGGAAGAAGCAACGCAGATTTTATCAAATGTGGAATCTGAAATCGGTCGTACAACCGATCCTGTGCGTATGTATATGCGTGAAATGGGAACGGTTGATCTTCTTACCCGTGAAGATGAAATCAGCATTGCAAAACGTATTGAAGAAGGGATTGACGAAGTTCAAACTGCTATTGCTGCGTACCCAGAAGCGTTAACTGAATTATTGGATAATTATGATCAAGTTGAAGCAGGAAATTATCGTTTAGCTGATTTAATTACCGGATTTGTGGATCCAAATATTGCCGCAGAAGAAGTCGTGAATGTTGATGAGAATTT
This portion of the Haemophilus parainfluenzae T3T1 genome encodes:
- the tsaD gene encoding tRNA (adenosine(37)-N6)-threonylcarbamoyltransferase complex transferase subunit TsaD: MRILGIETSCDETGVAIYDEDKGLIANQLYTQIALHADYGGVVPELASRDHIRKTAPLIKAALEEANLTADQIDGIAYTSGPGLVGALLVGATIARSLAYAWNVPAIGVHHMEGHLLAPMLDENRPHFPFIALLVSGGHTQLVRVDGVGKYEVIGESIDDAAGEAFDKTAKLLGLDYPGGAALSRLAEKGAPDRFVFPRPMTDRPGLDFSFSGLKTSAANTINQAIKQEGELTEQTKADIAFAFQDSVVDTLAIKCKRALKETGYKRLVIAGGVSANKKLRETLGAMMKNLGGEVFYPQPQFCTDNGAMIAYTGFLRLKQGQHSDLAIDVKPRWAMTELPAI
- the rpsU gene encoding 30S ribosomal protein S21 — translated: MPVIKVRENESFDVALRRFKRSCEKAGILAEVRAREFYEKPTTIRKREKATLAKRHAKRNARENARNTRLY
- the dnaG gene encoding DNA primase; translated protein: MKGSIPRQFIDDLLTKSNIVDVINARVKLKKAGRDYQACCPFHHEKTPSFTVSEKKQFYYCFGCGAKGNAISFLMDYDKLEFVEAVEELAASAGLEVPYEKRPNQFGNKPDVSYQTKRNLYDLMQEIALFYQSQLPLNIPAQSYLQQRGLSPEIIDRFQIGYVPNAMDTVLRQFGKNREEQKKLFDLGMLSRNDRGNVYDKFRNRIMFPIRDKRGRTVAFGGRVLTDEKPKYLNSPETITYHKGNELYGLYEALQINDEPEKLLVVEGYMDVVALAQFGVNYAVASLGTSTTSEQIQLLFRSTEQVICCYDGDRAGRDAAWRALENALPYLEDGRQIKFIFLPDGEDPDTYIRQYGKEKFEEYIDQAQSLTEFLFAHLSPQVDFSTQEGRGKLVALAAPLIRQIPGDMLRLSLRNMLAQKLGIFDQSQLESLIPNQIGKAEPKPKTPQKTIKKTPMRVVISLLLQNSQLVNRISDVGLQALKHEAGYELLEKLTALCREREGITTGQILEYFRDTEFSKPLEILASWDHLLDDLEIINAFSQNYRRLNIQAIERDIEMLIAKERAEGLTDQERAILVNLLKGKEEQKKQLVNPS